The sequence TTCATCTTCCTGCTCATGGACCATCCACATACTTTGCGAGAATAAATATCAAGAAATACGGCTAAGTACAGTACCCCTTTCTTTGTCGGAATATATGTAATATCCCCAACCCAAATCTTGTTTTTTCCATCAGTTTGAAATAACTGATTAAGTAGATTAGGCCTTTCTATTGAAGATGATTTCTGATTGTAATGCTTGTATCTGCATCTTGTACCTCTTGGAACCAACTTCATATTTCTCATCAATTTTGCAACACGTTTTCGATTTACAGTGATACCCTTTTGCTCAAGGGCTTTTGAAATCCTTATAGAACCATATCTACCTTTATGCTCTTCGAATATCTCTCTAATTTCAGCACTTAAAACTTCATTTTCAAGCATTAGCTTGGATGGTCTTCTATTTAGGTATTCATAGAAACCAGAACGCTAAATATTTAATGTCTTACAGGCCTTCTTGATATTATACTTGTTCTGGTTTTCCTTGAGATATTGGAATCTTACACATTTTTTTCTTCAAGAAGGTCCGGTATTTTTTTAGCAGTTCTAATTCTGCTCTAAGCTCTTCATTCTCTCGCTTAAGCTTTTTTATTTCATATTGAGAGTTGTAAAGTGCACTTCCATGCCCTGGAAATGCACTTTCTCCATACTCTTCATATTCACTTATCCAACGGTACAGACTATTGTAATGGATAGATAATTCCTTTGCAACTTCAGAAGCGG is a genomic window of Gottschalkia purinilytica containing:
- a CDS encoding IS3 family transposase; the protein is MLENEVLSAEIREIFEEHKGRYGSIRISKALEQKGITVNRKRVAKLMRNMKLVPRGTRCRYKHYNQKSSSIERPNLLNQLFQTDGKNKIWVGDITYIPTKKGVLYLAVFLDIYSRKVCGWSMSRKM
- a CDS encoding transposase, whose protein sequence is MSRRSYDRQFKMAAVKLVLEDNMSASEVAKELSIHYNSLYRWISEYEEYGESAFPGHGSALYNSQYEIKKLKRENEELRAELELLKKYRTFLKKKMCKIPISQGKPEQV